In a genomic window of Theropithecus gelada isolate Dixy chromosome 15, Tgel_1.0, whole genome shotgun sequence:
- the LRRC26 gene encoding leucine-rich repeat-containing protein 26 has protein sequence MRSPSWSRPRPPPLLLLLLLLLLLLSPWPVWAQVSVTASPSGSPGAPDCPEVCTCVPGGLASCSALSLPAVPAGLSLRLRALLLDHNRVRALPPGAFAGAGGLQRLDLRENGLHSVHVRAFWGLGALQLLDLSANQLEALAPGTFAPLRALRNLSLAGNRLASLEPAALGALPLLRSLSLQDNELAALAPGLLGRLPALDALHLRGNPWGCGCALRPLCAWLRRHPLPASEAETLLCVWPGRLTLSPLTAFSDAAFSHCAQPLALRDLAVVYALGPASFLASLAACLVLGSGLTACRARRRRRCRTATLRPPRPPDPNPDPDPHGSASPADSGSPAAAAQA, from the exons ATGCGGAGCCCTTCTTGGTCGCGGCCTcggccgccgccgctgctgctgctgctgctgctgctgctgctgctgctgtcgcCTTGGCCTGTCTGGGCCCAGGTGTCGGTCACAGCCTCGCCCTCGGGGTCCCCGGGCGCCCCGGACTGCCCCGAGGTGTGCACGTGCGTGCCGGGCGGCCTGGCCAGCTGCTCGGCGCTCTCGCTGCCCGCCGTGCCCGCAGGCCTGAGCCTGCGCCTGCGCGCGCTGCTGCTGGACCACAACCGCGTCCGCGCGCTGCCGCCCGGTGCCTTCGCGGGAGCGGGCGGGCTACAGCGCCTGGACCTGCGCGAGAATGGGCTACACTCGGTGCACGTGCGAGCCTTCTGGGGCCTGGGCGCGCTGCAGCTGCTGGACCTGAGCGCCAACCAGCTGGAAGCGCTGGCACCAGGGACCTTCGCGCCGCTGCGCGCGCTGCGCAACCTCTCACTGGCCGGCAACCGACTGGCGAGCCTGGAGCCCGCGGCGCTAGGCGCGCTCCCGCTGCTGCGCTCACTCAGCCTGCAGGACAACGAGCTGGCGGCACTCGCGCCGGGGCTGCTGGGCCGCCTGCCCGCCCTAGACGCGCTGCACCTGCGCGGCAACCCCTGGGGCTGCGGGTGCGCACTGCGCCCGCTCTGCGCCTGGCTGCGCAGGCACCCGCTGCCCGCGTCAG AGGCCGAGACGCTGCTCTGCGTGTGGCCGGGACGCCTGACGCTCAGCCCCCTGACTGCCTTTTCCGACGCCGCGTTTAGCCATTGCGCGCAGCCGCTCGCCCTGCGGGACCTGGCCGTGGTCTACGCGCTCGGGCCGGCCTCCTTCCTCGCCAGCCTGGCCGCCTGCCTGGTGCTAGGCTCCGGGCTCACCGCCTGCCGtgcgcgccgccgccgccgctgccgcacCGCCACCCTCCGCCCGCCGAGACCGCCGGACCCGAACCCTGATCCCGACCCCCACGGCTCTGCCTCGCCTGCGGACTCGGGgagccccgccgccgccgcccaaGCCTGA